A region from the Sandaracinus amylolyticus genome encodes:
- a CDS encoding B12-binding domain-containing radical SAM protein codes for MSPRVLVVTGGLVSAEDTDLLEALRKQIAALRGSQAVWLDLQIKLHAAERLLAADRHRRSETFRRASYREAVERFDGHAPIGEIPELTEVALATLLEHEGLEVECTTYSKLHADASLRERLLARTDAVFASTTLLHDRAEMDPMLAMLKRPHNKVVAGGALASMLHATWEGSSAIDLLAVGYGEMLVPAIARWLRTGELVAPERGRIEERGGTPILFSGVPEGRVLDALPAPDWRIAERVHGRRFRMAHYESVRGCPYRCAFCNYPYLFDDTKFRYRSAERIDADWAALEAQGIEYVSCLDSLFTMPRKRLQELCRRLIARGSRLKWICYARADDLCDLPTAQLMKDAGCVQVQIGVESGSDVILKNMNKACTADENRRALINCRKVGLTSLVTVIVGFPGETRETVDETYALLASAPPDVFYVVAFSTWVEGVPILKDESKKKHGLVTLGGVPSPAPYWRHPGMSCTEVSHEVKRLNEKLIEHRVGLEGFLFYRGLLGYDPADREALLDFQRDVMRGQPILRGIVRGLDAFVHRQLVRDVEARLGAARAMSA; via the coding sequence ATGTCGCCGCGCGTGCTGGTGGTCACGGGAGGGTTGGTCTCGGCCGAGGACACCGATCTCCTGGAGGCGCTGCGAAAACAGATCGCGGCGCTGCGCGGATCGCAGGCGGTGTGGCTCGATCTGCAGATCAAGCTCCACGCGGCGGAGCGACTGCTCGCCGCGGATCGGCATCGTCGCTCGGAGACGTTCCGGCGCGCGTCCTATCGCGAGGCGGTCGAGCGCTTCGACGGACACGCTCCGATCGGAGAGATCCCCGAGCTCACGGAGGTCGCGCTCGCGACCCTGCTCGAGCACGAGGGGCTCGAGGTCGAGTGCACGACGTACTCGAAGCTCCACGCCGATGCATCGCTGCGCGAGCGGCTCCTCGCGCGGACCGATGCGGTGTTCGCCTCGACGACGCTGCTCCACGATCGCGCGGAGATGGATCCGATGCTCGCGATGCTGAAGCGACCGCACAACAAGGTGGTCGCCGGCGGCGCGCTCGCGTCGATGCTCCACGCGACGTGGGAGGGCTCGAGCGCGATCGATCTGCTCGCGGTGGGCTACGGCGAGATGCTGGTGCCCGCGATCGCGCGCTGGCTACGCACCGGCGAGCTCGTCGCGCCGGAGCGCGGGCGCATCGAGGAACGCGGCGGCACGCCGATCCTCTTCTCGGGCGTGCCCGAGGGGCGCGTGCTCGACGCGCTTCCGGCGCCCGACTGGCGCATCGCGGAGCGCGTGCACGGACGTCGGTTCCGGATGGCGCACTACGAGTCGGTGCGTGGCTGTCCGTATCGATGTGCGTTCTGCAACTATCCGTATCTCTTCGACGACACGAAGTTCCGATATCGCAGCGCCGAGCGAATCGACGCGGACTGGGCCGCGCTCGAGGCGCAGGGAATCGAGTACGTCAGCTGTCTCGACAGCCTCTTCACGATGCCGCGCAAGCGACTGCAGGAGCTGTGTCGAAGGCTGATCGCGCGTGGCAGTCGACTGAAGTGGATCTGCTATGCGCGCGCCGACGATCTCTGTGATCTGCCGACTGCGCAGCTCATGAAGGACGCGGGCTGCGTGCAGGTGCAGATCGGGGTCGAGTCGGGCAGCGACGTGATCCTGAAGAACATGAACAAGGCGTGCACCGCGGACGAGAACCGGCGCGCGCTGATCAATTGCCGAAAGGTCGGGCTCACGTCGCTGGTGACGGTGATCGTCGGGTTCCCCGGCGAGACGCGGGAGACGGTCGACGAGACGTATGCATTGCTCGCGAGCGCACCGCCGGACGTGTTCTACGTCGTCGCGTTCTCGACGTGGGTCGAGGGCGTTCCGATCCTGAAGGACGAGAGCAAGAAGAAGCACGGCCTGGTCACGCTCGGCGGGGTGCCCTCGCCCGCGCCCTACTGGCGCCATCCGGGCATGTCGTGCACCGAGGTCTCGCACGAGGTGAAGCGCCTGAACGAGAAGCTCATCGAGCACCGCGTCGGGCTCGAGGGGTTCCTCTTCTATCGCGGGCTCCTCGGCTACGACCCCGCGGATCGCGAGGCGCTGCTCGACTTCCAGCGCGACGTGATGCGCGGTCAGCCGATCCTGCGCGGTATCGTGCGCGGGCTCGATGCGTTCGTGCACCGTCAGCTGGTGCGCGACGTCGAGGCGCGGCTCGGCGCCGCGCGCGCGATGTCGGCGTGA
- a CDS encoding polysaccharide lyase: MRRHVVLGLVAVSAMTALASRASAQVAWRGDFETGDTSQFSYRLNETVEGRRYITVQSDTVVEGTRAARIELHDDAVWPNGLKRVELSHQPDAARTAEGAETYFAWSLYLPETLSSDPAQTIGYWESADSYRQMMAFDLSGTTLTFTTRQPSNVEQWRGEGVITPGEWHRIAMHVRWSKDAAIGRVSVWLDGDRVVDGAVARTLNDDNPHFVQIGLLRGAISFSDVPVIVIDDVVEGNSLADVRPADLPGEEPDAGVMERDAGVIDAGGVDAGSDAGRSDASSDADAGRMSREDEIVGGSCAVGRGRPTGTLVIAVLLTSLGMVVRRRRR; the protein is encoded by the coding sequence ATGCGGCGACACGTGGTGCTCGGGCTCGTGGCGGTGTCTGCGATGACGGCGCTCGCGTCGCGCGCGAGCGCGCAGGTCGCGTGGCGCGGGGACTTCGAGACCGGCGATACGTCGCAATTCAGCTATCGGCTGAACGAGACGGTGGAGGGGCGTCGCTACATCACCGTGCAGAGCGACACGGTGGTGGAGGGCACGCGCGCGGCGCGCATCGAGCTGCACGACGATGCCGTCTGGCCCAACGGGCTGAAGCGCGTGGAGCTGAGCCACCAGCCCGACGCAGCGCGCACCGCGGAGGGCGCGGAGACGTATTTCGCGTGGAGCCTCTATCTTCCCGAGACGCTCTCGAGCGATCCCGCGCAGACGATCGGATATTGGGAGTCGGCCGACAGCTATCGACAGATGATGGCATTCGATCTGTCGGGCACGACTCTGACGTTCACCACGCGACAGCCGTCGAACGTGGAGCAGTGGCGCGGCGAGGGTGTGATCACGCCCGGCGAGTGGCACCGCATCGCGATGCACGTGCGCTGGTCGAAGGACGCCGCGATCGGGCGCGTCAGCGTGTGGCTCGACGGCGATCGTGTCGTCGACGGCGCAGTGGCGCGGACATTGAACGACGACAATCCGCACTTCGTGCAGATCGGATTGCTGCGCGGTGCGATCTCGTTCTCCGACGTGCCGGTGATCGTGATCGACGACGTCGTGGAGGGGAATTCGCTCGCCGACGTGCGGCCGGCAGATCTTCCCGGCGAGGAGCCCGACGCAGGCGTGATGGAGCGCGATGCGGGCGTGATCGATGCGGGCGGTGTCGACGCCGGCTCCGACGCGGGGCGCTCCGATGCATCGAGCGATGCCGACGCAGGACGGATGTCGCGCGAGGACGAGATCGTCGGTGGGAGCTGCGCAGTCGGGCGTGGTCGCCCGACTGGCACGCTCGTGATCGCGGTGCTGCTGACGTCGCTGGGGATGGTGGTGCGACGGCGCCGCCGGTGA